Proteins from a genomic interval of Zonotrichia leucophrys gambelii isolate GWCS_2022_RI chromosome 5, RI_Zleu_2.0, whole genome shotgun sequence:
- the FGF19 gene encoding fibroblast growth factor 19, which translates to MGLRPAALALLALAAAAASALPLPLPDAGPHLNYGWGEPIRLRHLYTASKHGLFSCFLRIGADGRVDAAGSQSPQSLLEIRAVAVRTVAIKGVQSSRYLCMDEAGRLHGQLRYSTEDCSFEEEIRPDGYNVYRSKKHGISVSLSSAKQRQQFKGKDFLPLSHFLPMINTVPMESADFGEYGDYSQAFEPEAFSSPLETDSMDPFGIASKLSPVKSPSFQN; encoded by the exons ATGGGGCTGCGCCCCGCCGCGCTGGCGCTGCTCGCTctggcggccgccgccgcctccgcgctgccgctgccgctgcccgaCGCCGGCCCGCACCTCAACTACGGCTGGGGAGAGCCCATCCGGCTGCGGCACCTCTACACCGCCAGCAAGCACGGCCTCTTCAGCTGCTTCCTGCGCATCGGCGCCGACGGCCGGGTGGACGCGGCCGGCAGCCAGAGCCCGCAGA GTCTGCTGGAGATCCGCGCCGTGGCCGTGCGCACCGTGGCCATCAAGGGCGTGCAGAGCTCCCGGTACCTGTGCATGGACGAGGCGGGGAGGCTGCACGGGCAG CTCAGGTATTCCACTGAAGACTGTTCCTTTGAGGAGGAGATTCGCCCAGACGGCTACAACGTGTATCGATCCAAAAAACATGGAATATCAGTGTCTTTGAGCAGTGCCAAACAAAGACAGCAGTTCAAGGGGAAGGATTTCCTTCCCCTGTCTCACTTCTTGCCCATGATCAACACGGTGCCCATGGAGTCAGCAGACTTTGGTGAATATGGTGATTACAGCCAGGCCTTTGAGCCAGAGGCGTTCTCCTCGCCCCTGGAGACGGACAGCATGGATCCCTTTGGCATTGCCTCCAAACTGTCCCCAGTGAAGAGCCCCAGCTTCCAGAACTGA
- the LTO1 gene encoding protein LTO1 homolog isoform X2, giving the protein MADLFDGIVMAEQRFHGEGYQEGLAEGSHAGMAEGRRHGALHGARMGSEIGCYLGFALTWHCLLQKCTDPKNSKKLRALDSLIGMIQKFPYEDPTYDKLQEDLEKIRGKFKQ; this is encoded by the exons ATGGCCGACCTGTTCGATGGGATCGTGATGGCCGAGCAGAG GTTCCACGGGGAGGGCTACCAGGAGGGGCTTGCAGAGGGCAGCCACGCTGGCATGGCTGAGGGCAGGAGGCATGGAGCACTGCATGGAGCCAGGATGGGCTCAGAG attgGCTGCTACCTTGGGTTTGCACTGACGTGGCACTGTCTGCTCCAGAAATGCACAGATCCAAAGAACAG cAAAAAGCTAAGGGCTCTGGATTCATTAATAGGGATGATTCAGAAATTCCCATATGAAGACCCCACTTATGATAAGCTGCAAGAAGATCTGgaaaaaatcagaggaaaatttAAACAG tga
- the LTO1 gene encoding protein LTO1 homolog isoform X1, translated as MADLFDGIVMAEQRFHGEGYQEGLAEGSHAGMAEGRRHGALHGARMGSEIGCYLGFALTWHCLLQKCTDPKNSKKLRALDSLIGMIQKFPYEDPTYDKLQEDLEKIRGKFKQVCSMLNIQSDFRLGNERSSLTF; from the exons ATGGCCGACCTGTTCGATGGGATCGTGATGGCCGAGCAGAG GTTCCACGGGGAGGGCTACCAGGAGGGGCTTGCAGAGGGCAGCCACGCTGGCATGGCTGAGGGCAGGAGGCATGGAGCACTGCATGGAGCCAGGATGGGCTCAGAG attgGCTGCTACCTTGGGTTTGCACTGACGTGGCACTGTCTGCTCCAGAAATGCACAGATCCAAAGAACAG cAAAAAGCTAAGGGCTCTGGATTCATTAATAGGGATGATTCAGAAATTCCCATATGAAGACCCCACTTATGATAAGCTGCAAGAAGATCTGgaaaaaatcagaggaaaatttAAACAG GTTTGTTCAATGCTAAATATTCAGTCTGATTTTAGACTTGGTAATGAGAGATCTTCACTGACATTTTGA